From a single Mycolicibacterium mengxianglii genomic region:
- a CDS encoding MarR family winged helix-turn-helix transcriptional regulator: MTESEGGVAGVADVSDLAEGLHRALSKLFAVLRRGDKTAASPADDLTLAQLSILVTLLDQGPMRMTELAAHEKVRTPTTTVAIRRLEKLGLVKRTRDPSDLRAVLVEITPKGHAEHREALTNRYAVLAAMLRELSPDELGMLHSALEPLEKLATKKT, from the coding sequence ATGACAGAGAGCGAAGGCGGCGTCGCTGGCGTAGCTGACGTTTCTGACCTTGCCGAAGGTTTGCACCGAGCGTTGTCGAAGCTCTTCGCAGTGCTGCGGCGCGGGGACAAGACTGCCGCGTCACCCGCTGACGACCTCACCCTCGCCCAGCTGTCGATCCTGGTGACCCTTCTCGACCAGGGCCCCATGCGGATGACCGAACTCGCCGCGCACGAAAAAGTTCGCACCCCCACCACCACGGTGGCGATCCGGCGGCTGGAGAAGCTGGGGCTGGTCAAGCGCACCCGTGACCCCTCCGACCTGCGCGCCGTCCTGGTGGAGATCACCCCGAAAGGCCATGCGGAGCACCGGGAAGCGCTGACCAACCGCTACGCGGTACTGGCGGCGATGCTACGCGAACTCAGTCCCGACGAACTCGGCATGCTGCACAGC
- a CDS encoding amino acid ABC transporter ATP-binding protein, whose translation MTKPTSAPPRTVDPVSLAANNIHLAFGPNKVLKGVDIDVPAGSTVVVIGPSGSGKSTLLRTLNRLYEPDQGDILLDGRSVLADNPDELRQRIGMVFQQFNLFPHRTVLDNVTLAPRKLKKMSAEAARDLALNQLERVGLRHKAEARPGTLSGGQQQRVAIARALAMSPQVMFFDEATSALDPELVKGILALIADLGSDGMTMVVVTHEMGFAQSAADNVVFMDHGAVVESGPPERLFEAAETDRLQKFLSQVL comes from the coding sequence ATGACCAAGCCGACGTCAGCACCCCCGCGCACCGTGGATCCAGTATCTCTGGCCGCCAACAACATTCACCTCGCCTTCGGTCCGAACAAGGTGCTCAAGGGCGTGGACATCGACGTACCTGCCGGCAGCACCGTCGTGGTCATCGGCCCGTCGGGGTCCGGGAAGTCCACCCTGCTGCGCACCCTGAACCGGCTCTACGAACCCGACCAGGGCGACATCCTGCTCGACGGCCGGTCGGTGCTTGCCGACAATCCCGATGAGCTGCGGCAGCGCATCGGCATGGTGTTCCAGCAGTTCAACTTGTTCCCGCATCGCACTGTGCTGGACAACGTCACGTTGGCGCCACGCAAACTCAAGAAGATGTCGGCCGAGGCGGCACGGGATCTGGCGCTGAACCAATTGGAGCGGGTCGGGTTGCGGCACAAGGCCGAAGCACGACCGGGCACGCTGTCCGGGGGCCAGCAGCAGCGGGTCGCGATCGCCCGGGCACTGGCCATGTCACCGCAGGTGATGTTCTTCGACGAGGCCACCTCGGCGCTGGACCCCGAATTGGTGAAGGGCATCCTGGCGTTGATCGCTGATCTCGGTTCCGACGGGATGACGATGGTGGTGGTCACCCACGAGATGGGCTTCGCGCAGTCGGCTGCCGACAACGTGGTGTTCATGGATCACGGTGCGGTGGTGGAGTCCGGCCCACCGGAGCGGCTGTTCGAGGCCGCGGAGACCGACCGGCTCCAGAAGTTCCTGTCGCAGGTGTTGTAG